A single region of the Bacillus cereus genome encodes:
- a CDS encoding aspartyl-phosphate phosphatase Spo0E family protein codes for MFEQAIEKKREKMIYFAERYGMTSQKTVDCSQELDRLLNVVWPIHTDCTHTQMFETHTQ; via the coding sequence ATGTTTGAGCAAGCTATCGAAAAAAAACGCGAAAAAATGATCTATTTTGCTGAACGCTACGGAATGACTTCTCAAAAAACAGTGGATTGTAGCCAGGAACTGGACAGGCTCTTAAATGTTGTTTGGCCTATACACACAGATTGCACACACACTCAAATGTTCGAAACACATACGCAATAA
- a CDS encoding fumarylacetoacetate hydrolase family protein, with protein sequence MRFVTAKKEEKVFVGIVDEEEDRVLHLREAQRQKGEKVTIPITMLECIERGSECLEKVYDIVNWAKENAEAAYYPLAEVKILAPIPRPRKNILCVGKNYREHAVEMGGVESIPENIMIFTKAPTTVIGIDEQINGHPHATNELDYEGELAIVIGKRGKQIKIEKALDHVFGYTVINDVTARDIQRKHKQFFLGKSFDTFCPMGPYLIHKSMVRTPNELHIETVVNGEVRQTSNTREMIFSVEEIISTISKGMTLEPGDIIATGTPAGVGKGFTPPKFLHAGDEVVVTVEGIGTLRNIVK encoded by the coding sequence TTGCGTTTTGTAACGGCTAAGAAAGAAGAAAAGGTATTTGTAGGTATTGTGGATGAAGAGGAAGATAGAGTCTTACATTTAAGAGAAGCGCAAAGACAAAAAGGGGAAAAGGTTACGATCCCAATTACTATGTTAGAGTGTATTGAAAGAGGAAGTGAATGCCTTGAGAAGGTGTACGATATTGTAAATTGGGCGAAGGAAAATGCGGAAGCAGCGTATTATCCGTTAGCAGAAGTGAAAATATTAGCACCGATTCCAAGGCCGAGAAAAAATATTCTTTGTGTTGGAAAGAACTATCGTGAGCATGCGGTGGAAATGGGCGGAGTAGAGTCTATCCCTGAAAATATAATGATCTTTACAAAAGCGCCAACAACAGTGATCGGAATTGATGAGCAAATTAATGGTCACCCTCATGCAACGAATGAACTGGACTATGAAGGGGAGCTAGCAATCGTTATTGGTAAGCGAGGGAAACAAATAAAAATAGAAAAAGCTCTTGACCATGTTTTTGGATATACAGTTATAAATGATGTAACTGCTCGGGATATTCAAAGGAAACATAAACAATTTTTCCTAGGGAAAAGTTTCGATACATTTTGTCCGATGGGACCGTATTTAATTCATAAATCGATGGTTAGAACGCCGAATGAATTACACATTGAAACGGTGGTAAATGGAGAAGTAAGGCAAACTTCAAATACGAGAGAAATGATTTTTTCAGTAGAAGAAATTATTTCAACTATAAGTAAAGGCATGACATTAGAGCCAGGAGATATTATTGCAACAGGGACACCAGCTGGTGTTGGAAAAGGTTTTACACCACCGAAGTTTTTGCATGCTGGTGATGAAGTTGTTGTTACAGTAGAGGGAATTGGTACGCTTAGAAATATTGTGAAATAA
- the rocD gene encoding ornithine aminotransferase encodes MIQTKDIIELTDTYGANNYHPLPIVISKAEGVWVEDPEGNRYMDLLSAYSAVNQGHRHPKIINALIDQANRVTLTSRAFHSDQLGPWYEKVAKLTNKNMVLPMNTGAEAVETAIKTARRWAYDVKKVEANRAEIIVCEDNFHGRTMGAVSMSSNEEYKRGFGPMLPGIIVIPYGDLEALKAAITPNTAAFILEPIQGEAGINIPPAGFLKEAFEVCKKENVLFVADEIQTGLGRTGKVFACDWDNVTPDMYILGKALGGGVFPISCVAANSDILGVFEPGSHGSTFGGNPLACAVSIAALEVLEEEKLTERSLQLGEKLVGQLREIDNPMITDIRGKGLFIGIELNEPARPYCEQLKAAGLLCKETHENVIRIAPPLVISEEDLEWAFQKIKAVLS; translated from the coding sequence ATGATTCAAACTAAGGATATTATCGAACTTACAGACACATACGGAGCAAATAACTACCATCCACTTCCAATCGTTATTTCTAAAGCAGAAGGCGTTTGGGTAGAAGATCCTGAAGGAAACCGCTATATGGACTTACTAAGTGCATATTCTGCAGTAAACCAAGGTCATCGTCATCCAAAAATTATTAACGCTTTAATTGACCAAGCTAATCGAGTTACGTTAACTTCTCGTGCTTTCCATAGCGATCAATTAGGTCCTTGGTACGAAAAAGTTGCGAAACTAACAAATAAAAATATGGTACTTCCTATGAATACAGGCGCAGAAGCTGTTGAAACTGCAATTAAAACAGCTCGTCGCTGGGCTTACGATGTGAAAAAGGTAGAGGCAAACCGTGCAGAAATCATCGTTTGTGAAGATAACTTCCACGGACGTACAATGGGTGCTGTTTCTATGTCATCAAACGAAGAGTACAAGCGTGGCTTCGGTCCGATGCTTCCTGGCATTATTGTAATTCCTTACGGTGATTTAGAAGCGTTAAAAGCTGCGATTACACCAAATACAGCTGCATTCATTTTAGAGCCAATCCAAGGTGAAGCAGGAATTAACATTCCACCAGCTGGTTTCTTAAAAGAAGCTTTTGAAGTATGTAAAAAAGAAAACGTTTTATTCGTAGCAGATGAAATCCAAACAGGCTTAGGCCGTACTGGTAAAGTATTTGCTTGCGACTGGGACAATGTAACTCCTGACATGTACATACTTGGTAAAGCACTTGGCGGCGGTGTATTCCCAATCTCTTGTGTTGCAGCAAACAGCGACATTTTAGGCGTATTCGAGCCAGGTTCTCACGGTTCTACATTCGGTGGTAACCCACTTGCATGTGCTGTTTCTATCGCAGCTCTTGAAGTATTAGAAGAAGAAAAATTAACAGAGCGTTCTCTTCAATTAGGAGAAAAACTAGTTGGACAATTAAGAGAAATTGATAACCCAATGATTACTGACATTCGCGGTAAAGGTTTATTCATCGGTATCGAATTAAACGAGCCAGCTCGTCCTTACTGTGAGCAACTAAAAGCAGCTGGTCTATTATGTAAAGAAACACACGAAAACGTAATTCGTATTGCACCACCTCTAGTAATCTCTGAAGAAGATTTAGAGTGGGCATTCCAAAAAATTAAAGCTGTACTATCTTAA
- a CDS encoding YisL family protein produces the protein MIHMHITAWALGLILFFVAYSLYSAGRKGKGVHMGLRLMYIIIIVTGFMLYMSIVKTATGSMHMWYGMKMLAGILVIGGMEMVLVKMSKNKPTGAVWGLFIVALVAVFYLGLKLPMGWKVF, from the coding sequence ATGATACATATGCATATTACAGCATGGGCGTTAGGGTTAATTTTATTCTTCGTTGCGTATTCACTTTATTCGGCAGGAAGAAAAGGTAAAGGTGTACATATGGGGCTTCGCCTTATGTACATTATCATTATTGTGACAGGTTTCATGTTGTACATGAGTATTGTGAAGACGGCAACAGGTAGCATGCACATGTGGTACGGCATGAAAATGCTAGCTGGTATTTTAGTGATCGGCGGCATGGAAATGGTTCTTGTAAAAATGAGCAAAAACAAACCAACAGGGGCGGTTTGGGGCTTATTTATTGTTGCGCTAGTAGCAGTATTTTATCTTGGACTGAAATTACCGATGGGTTGGAAAGTATTTTAA
- a CDS encoding DUF2777 domain-containing protein — translation MLQRKHILYNQPRAHTVGNVEYINNEWVFFDDENDEAFLLEDIIQDGFELLYNNNWLPARFYEQDVLQIANEQHHLQNGEMIRIRKKLLLSYNEWLEELPDSVFTLLTEALQSLHYSLYDCMYCHNYLSFLPKEEACEGVNILLFDNEEMICTLQHHFVRHSASNKNMFRFTKVNGEELHIDAT, via the coding sequence ATGTTACAACGCAAACATATTTTGTATAACCAGCCGCGCGCTCATACAGTCGGTAATGTAGAATATATAAACAATGAGTGGGTATTCTTTGATGATGAAAATGATGAAGCATTTTTATTAGAAGATATTATCCAAGATGGATTTGAACTTTTGTATAACAACAATTGGCTACCAGCCCGTTTCTATGAACAAGATGTATTACAAATCGCCAACGAACAGCATCATTTGCAAAACGGGGAAATGATACGAATTCGAAAAAAATTACTTCTTAGCTATAATGAATGGCTTGAGGAGTTACCTGACTCTGTCTTTACATTATTAACTGAGGCATTACAATCCCTTCATTACTCTTTATATGATTGCATGTATTGTCATAATTATTTATCCTTCTTGCCAAAAGAAGAAGCATGCGAAGGTGTAAATATTCTTTTATTCGATAATGAAGAGATGATTTGTACACTGCAACACCATTTTGTTCGTCACTCTGCTTCAAATAAAAATATGTTCCGTTTTACGAAAGTAAATGGAGAAGAGTTGCATATCGATGCGACATAA
- the asnB gene encoding asparagine synthase (glutamine-hydrolyzing), with protein sequence MCGITGWVDYKRSLEGERDVVTKMAETLAKRGPDDNKVWIKGNVAFGHKRLIVVDPEGGKQPMTCLKDETNYAICYNGELYNTEDIRKELLRRGYTFKGHSDTEVLLASYIEWKEECVDHLNGIYAFAVWDEQKEQVFIARDRLGVKPLFYKYDSGRLLFGSELKAILVHPEVKAEVTLEGLSEILGLGPSRTPGHGIYAGIKELRPGHAMTFSKDGLCIWRYWNVESKKHEDSFEETVEKTRFLLQDAITRQLVSDVPLCTFLSGGVDSSAITAIAAKEYERSGKGQLHTYSIDYEDNEKYFKANAFQPNSDTPFINLMTETFQTIHHRCVISNEQLAQYLTEAVLVRDLPGMADIDSSLLWFCREIKQDFVVGLSGECADEIFGGYPWFYREDDLQSSAFPWMRSTEAREQLLKKEWRSKLNLQQYVQQRYEESIQEVPILEGESPLEAKRRQLFYLNMVWFMTTLLDRKDRMSMGASLEVRVPFADHRLVEYAWNIPWEMKMYKNREKGLLRKALEGLLPNDILYRKKSPYPKTHNPHYTKAVTVWLQDLLTDKGSILHELFDKQQLSGLIESGGSAFQSPWFGQLMTGPQLLAHLAQIHVWFKEYGVNIKE encoded by the coding sequence ATGTGCGGGATTACAGGATGGGTAGATTATAAACGCTCATTAGAAGGAGAAAGAGACGTCGTTACGAAGATGGCTGAGACGTTAGCGAAGCGTGGTCCGGATGATAATAAAGTTTGGATAAAAGGAAATGTCGCATTTGGGCATAAACGGTTAATCGTTGTAGATCCTGAAGGTGGTAAACAGCCGATGACTTGTTTAAAAGATGAAACGAATTATGCCATTTGCTATAACGGCGAACTGTATAATACAGAAGACATTCGGAAGGAGCTGTTAAGAAGAGGGTACACATTCAAGGGTCATTCTGATACGGAAGTATTATTAGCTTCTTATATCGAATGGAAAGAAGAATGTGTCGATCATTTAAACGGTATATATGCGTTTGCAGTATGGGATGAACAGAAAGAACAAGTGTTTATTGCAAGAGATCGATTAGGTGTAAAGCCGCTTTTTTATAAATATGATAGTGGACGATTATTATTTGGTTCAGAGTTAAAAGCGATACTGGTGCATCCAGAGGTGAAGGCGGAAGTAACGTTAGAAGGATTATCAGAAATATTAGGTCTTGGACCATCTCGAACGCCTGGTCACGGCATTTATGCTGGTATTAAAGAACTGCGTCCGGGTCATGCGATGACTTTCTCAAAAGACGGTTTATGCATATGGAGATATTGGAATGTGGAAAGTAAAAAACATGAAGATTCATTTGAAGAAACCGTAGAAAAGACACGTTTTTTATTACAAGATGCGATTACGAGACAATTAGTTTCTGACGTACCGTTATGCACATTTTTATCGGGTGGTGTAGATTCAAGTGCTATAACAGCAATTGCCGCAAAAGAATATGAAAGATCAGGGAAAGGTCAATTACACACGTATTCTATTGACTATGAAGATAATGAAAAATACTTTAAAGCGAATGCATTTCAGCCTAATTCAGATACTCCATTTATTAACTTAATGACTGAGACATTTCAAACAATCCACCACCGTTGTGTCATTTCAAATGAACAACTAGCACAGTATTTAACAGAAGCAGTGCTCGTTCGTGATTTGCCAGGTATGGCAGATATTGATTCGTCATTATTATGGTTTTGTCGTGAAATTAAACAAGATTTTGTCGTCGGTTTATCTGGGGAATGTGCAGATGAAATATTTGGGGGGTACCCGTGGTTTTATAGAGAAGATGATTTACAATCAAGTGCATTCCCATGGATGCGCTCTACAGAGGCGCGTGAACAACTTCTAAAGAAAGAATGGAGAAGTAAACTAAATTTACAACAATATGTACAGCAGCGTTATGAAGAATCTATTCAAGAAGTTCCTATTTTAGAGGGAGAAAGCCCACTAGAAGCGAAGAGACGGCAACTATTTTATTTAAATATGGTATGGTTTATGACAACATTATTAGACAGAAAAGACCGTATGAGTATGGGTGCAAGCTTAGAAGTACGCGTTCCATTTGCTGATCACCGACTTGTCGAATATGCGTGGAATATTCCTTGGGAAATGAAAATGTATAAAAACCGCGAAAAAGGTCTATTGCGTAAAGCGTTAGAAGGATTGCTTCCAAATGACATCTTATATAGAAAGAAGAGTCCATATCCGAAAACGCATAATCCACACTATACGAAAGCAGTCACAGTATGGCTACAAGATTTATTAACAGATAAAGGATCAATTTTACACGAACTATTTGATAAACAGCAGCTAAGCGGATTAATTGAATCAGGTGGCAGTGCATTTCAATCGCCTTGGTTCGGTCAATTAATGACTGGGCCTCAGCTTTTAGCTCATTTAGCGCAAATTCATGTTTGGTTTAAAGAGTATGGGGTGAATATTAAGGAATAG
- a CDS encoding Ig-like domain-containing protein: MTQPFIKKAALISTLSMSTILSTTLPFNVLAAPTPAIQMQQEKLTDEVMKLSFEENLNDSSASNHIISYKNGNPLFTDGRINKALKFKAISQKTASYIDLGDTSQLKFGESTDFTVAFWVKSSGVNADPAIISNKDWNSGGNLGWFIGLKDKALLWNFKTSGSSRIDASIPNIADNVWHHITISHDRDGYATIYKDGKLEQQIDISKMKGTIDTNYTTKIGVDGKGTLFGNNFDATLDEVSILRKAVTAADVQKMYQSAPPIAVTDISIDQPTLHLNIDGYTYLQSNIQPSDATNKKVTWTSSDKSIADIEATDERVKVIGKGIGKTTIQAISEDGKKAATAELTVGNSLDITRDGLLKQDDLNFIKQYTGSDINSQNWDEIKHADLNEDGKIDEKDMLPLQERLKQSTNYPYKHVFIIGLDGAGIAVKDATAPNIKNFIANGASTYNAQALSPTISAQNWGGIIHGVTPDKTKLDNTVAGSVAFPENSPYPSFMKVLKQERPYAKIASFAGWSPINKGIIEQSVGAHLESVPDDQLAPKISNYIKTEGKDTAITFIHFDDIDGAGHSKGYGSPAYMQQIEKTDKNVGVVLDAIRDAGLLEDSLIIMTTDHGGKGYGHGGESPEEKTIFWAANGPGILAKSSITTSMTNMDTAAVVAQALRSNKPMTWDAKTPEKLLETFPTNLTLNQSEHSLKERETFELVAKITPNVTNKKLIWKSDNPNVATIQATDEKASIHAVQTGTTTITATTATGEYVATCKVTVEPNHVPVTGIKVDERSFELNQGDEKLVSASVLPENATNQKTVWKSSDTNIIALEIQNDTTHVKALKPGRVVLTATTGDGKYNRYVYIQVK, translated from the coding sequence ATGACACAACCTTTTATAAAAAAAGCAGCATTGATTTCTACACTTTCCATGAGTACGATCCTATCCACGACACTTCCATTTAACGTTTTAGCTGCACCCACCCCAGCAATACAAATGCAACAAGAAAAACTCACTGACGAGGTTATGAAACTTTCGTTCGAGGAAAATCTAAATGATAGTTCCGCGTCCAATCACATCATTTCGTATAAAAATGGTAATCCTTTATTTACAGATGGACGCATAAATAAGGCTCTCAAGTTTAAAGCAATATCACAAAAAACCGCTTCTTATATCGACTTAGGAGACACTTCGCAATTAAAATTTGGAGAAAGTACAGATTTCACAGTAGCCTTTTGGGTAAAATCTTCCGGGGTAAATGCTGATCCAGCTATCATTTCAAATAAAGATTGGAATAGCGGTGGAAACTTAGGGTGGTTTATTGGGTTAAAGGACAAGGCCCTCCTTTGGAATTTCAAAACTTCTGGTAGCTCTCGCATAGATGCCTCTATTCCAAATATCGCTGATAATGTTTGGCATCACATTACGATTTCTCATGACCGCGATGGATATGCAACTATTTATAAAGACGGAAAGCTAGAACAACAAATTGATATTAGTAAAATGAAAGGTACAATCGATACAAATTACACAACAAAAATTGGAGTTGATGGCAAAGGAACTTTATTTGGAAACAACTTTGACGCAACACTAGATGAAGTATCTATTCTAAGAAAAGCAGTAACAGCTGCAGATGTTCAAAAGATGTATCAATCCGCTCCACCAATTGCTGTTACTGACATCTCCATTGATCAACCAACCCTTCATTTAAATATTGATGGTTACACCTATTTACAATCCAATATCCAACCTTCCGATGCAACAAATAAAAAAGTTACTTGGACAAGTAGTGATAAAAGCATCGCAGACATTGAAGCGACAGATGAAAGAGTCAAAGTAATTGGAAAAGGCATTGGGAAAACGACAATTCAAGCCATTTCTGAAGATGGAAAAAAAGCCGCTACTGCAGAACTAACTGTTGGAAATTCTTTAGATATAACACGTGATGGTTTACTTAAACAAGACGATTTAAACTTTATAAAACAATACACCGGATCAGATATAAATAGTCAAAACTGGGATGAAATTAAGCATGCGGATTTAAATGAAGATGGAAAAATTGACGAAAAGGACATGCTTCCTCTTCAAGAGCGGCTAAAACAATCTACAAACTACCCATACAAACATGTCTTTATTATCGGGTTAGATGGAGCCGGTATCGCTGTTAAAGATGCTACTGCCCCTAATATTAAAAATTTTATCGCTAACGGTGCCAGCACTTATAATGCGCAAGCTCTTTCACCAACGATTAGCGCTCAAAACTGGGGTGGCATCATACATGGTGTAACACCTGATAAAACCAAACTTGATAATACAGTCGCAGGGTCAGTAGCATTCCCTGAAAACTCACCTTATCCATCCTTTATGAAAGTACTAAAACAAGAACGACCATACGCAAAAATAGCCTCATTCGCTGGATGGAGTCCGATTAATAAAGGGATTATCGAACAATCTGTAGGCGCTCACTTAGAGTCTGTCCCGGATGACCAATTAGCACCAAAAATCTCAAATTACATTAAAACCGAAGGAAAAGATACTGCGATCACATTCATTCATTTTGACGATATTGATGGTGCTGGTCATTCTAAAGGCTACGGTAGCCCCGCATATATGCAACAAATTGAAAAAACAGATAAAAATGTAGGGGTTGTATTAGATGCAATTCGTGACGCTGGTTTATTAGAAGATAGCCTCATTATTATGACAACGGACCACGGAGGAAAAGGATATGGACATGGCGGAGAATCTCCTGAAGAAAAGACAATTTTTTGGGCGGCAAACGGCCCTGGAATTCTAGCAAAATCCTCTATTACAACTTCTATGACGAATATGGATACAGCGGCAGTTGTAGCACAAGCACTGCGCTCGAATAAACCTATGACTTGGGACGCAAAAACACCTGAGAAATTACTTGAAACGTTCCCTACTAACCTTACACTTAATCAATCCGAACACTCTTTAAAAGAAAGAGAAACCTTTGAACTTGTTGCGAAGATTACCCCAAACGTTACAAATAAAAAGTTAATTTGGAAAAGCGATAATCCAAATGTAGCAACAATACAAGCAACGGATGAAAAAGCAAGTATCCATGCTGTACAAACTGGTACTACAACTATCACTGCAACAACTGCTACTGGCGAATATGTAGCAACATGTAAAGTAACTGTCGAACCAAATCACGTGCCCGTTACAGGTATCAAAGTAGACGAACGATCTTTTGAGCTAAATCAAGGAGATGAAAAACTTGTATCTGCCTCCGTTCTTCCTGAAAATGCAACAAATCAAAAGACAGTTTGGAAAAGTAGTGACACAAACATCATTGCCCTGGAAATCCAAAATGATACAACTCATGTGAAAGCTTTAAAACCCGGACGTGTTGTCTTAACCGCAACAACAGGTGATGGAAAATACAATAGATATGTTTATATTCAAGTGAAATAG
- the hemH gene encoding ferrochelatase, whose product MKKKKIGLLVMAYGTPESLDDVEAYYTHIRHGRKPSEEALQDLIGRYKAIGGISPLAKITKEQAHKLTDSLNKMYTEYEFVCYLGLKHITPFIEDAVEEMKKDGIEQAISIVLAPHYSTFSIQAYNDRAIRLSKEIGGPVIEPIEQWYDEPKFISYWANQIEETFTNIVDKEKAIVIFSAHSLPEKIIAEGDPYVEQLQRTADLIAAEAGIKHYTTGWQSAGNTPDPWIGPDVQDLTRDLYEEHGYESFVYCPVGFVAEHLEVLYDNDYECKVVTDELNAAYFRPNMPNSQSVFIDCLAEIVSKKMKEIVDKDLFLNNN is encoded by the coding sequence ATGAAAAAGAAAAAAATAGGTTTACTCGTAATGGCGTATGGAACGCCAGAATCATTAGATGATGTAGAGGCGTATTATACACATATCCGTCACGGGCGTAAGCCGTCTGAAGAAGCGCTTCAAGATTTAATCGGGCGCTATAAAGCGATTGGCGGAATTTCACCACTTGCAAAAATAACGAAAGAGCAGGCGCATAAATTAACAGATTCATTGAATAAAATGTATACAGAGTATGAATTTGTTTGTTACTTAGGTTTAAAACATATTACTCCGTTTATTGAAGATGCAGTAGAAGAGATGAAGAAAGATGGAATTGAGCAGGCGATTAGTATCGTATTAGCACCGCACTATTCTACATTTAGTATTCAAGCGTATAATGACCGTGCAATTCGCCTATCAAAAGAAATAGGTGGGCCTGTTATTGAACCGATTGAGCAATGGTACGATGAACCGAAGTTTATTTCTTATTGGGCAAATCAAATTGAAGAAACGTTTACTAACATTGTAGATAAAGAGAAGGCAATTGTTATTTTCTCTGCACATAGTTTACCGGAGAAAATTATTGCTGAGGGAGACCCTTACGTAGAGCAATTACAGCGGACAGCGGATTTAATTGCGGCAGAAGCCGGTATAAAGCATTATACAACGGGTTGGCAAAGCGCTGGAAATACACCAGATCCATGGATTGGGCCAGATGTGCAAGATTTAACGAGAGATTTATATGAAGAACATGGTTATGAGTCTTTCGTATATTGTCCAGTTGGCTTTGTGGCAGAGCATTTAGAAGTTTTATATGACAACGATTATGAATGTAAAGTTGTAACTGATGAATTAAATGCCGCATATTTTAGACCAAATATGCCTAATTCACAATCTGTATTTATTGATTGCTTAGCTGAAATTGTTTCCAAAAAAATGAAGGAAATAGTTGACAAGGATTTATTTTTGAATAATAATTAG
- the katB gene encoding catalase KatB (Bacillus. Distinguish from KatB from KatA.) produces MTNPNNRLTTNQGAPVGDNQNSRTAGRRGPVLLEDYHLVEKLAHFDRERIPERVVHARGAGAHGVFVTKNSMKQYTKAAFLQNEGTETPVFVRFSTVIHGQGSPETARDPRGFAVKFYTEEGNYDIVGNHLPVFFIRDAIKFPDMVHSLKPAPDTNVQTPDRYWDFMTLTPESTHMMTWVFSDYGTPASYREMEGFGVHSFKWINAEGKIVYIKYHWKPQQDVRNLSAKEVQEVQGKDFNHATRDLFDAIEKGNYPKWDLHVQVMQLDETDSLDFDPLDPTKVWPEDRFPLIEVGTMTLNRNPKNFFAEVEQVAFSPSATVNGIEPSEDKLLQGRLFSYPDTQRYRLGANYLQIPVNCPYAAVRNQQRDGAMQIDQNPSTINYEPSRHTENPVEDPTYRDSTMKVEGYVSREKIEKPNDFKQAGERYRSFSKEEQDNLIANLTNDLKDVNERTKLLAVCNFFRADQEYGMRLAGALNVDITQYVGNAPK; encoded by the coding sequence ATGACGAATCCAAATAATCGCTTAACAACAAACCAAGGTGCTCCAGTTGGAGATAACCAAAATTCTCGTACAGCTGGTCGCCGTGGACCGGTATTGTTAGAAGACTATCATTTAGTAGAAAAACTGGCTCACTTTGATCGTGAACGTATTCCAGAGCGCGTTGTGCATGCACGTGGTGCAGGTGCTCACGGTGTATTCGTAACGAAAAACAGCATGAAGCAATATACGAAAGCAGCGTTTTTACAAAATGAAGGAACTGAAACACCTGTATTCGTTCGTTTCTCAACGGTTATTCATGGTCAAGGTTCTCCAGAAACAGCGCGTGATCCACGAGGATTCGCTGTTAAATTTTATACAGAAGAAGGGAACTACGATATCGTAGGTAACCATTTACCAGTTTTCTTCATTCGTGATGCAATTAAATTCCCAGACATGGTGCATTCTTTAAAACCAGCACCTGATACAAATGTTCAAACACCAGATCGTTACTGGGATTTCATGACATTAACTCCAGAATCAACACATATGATGACATGGGTATTTTCTGATTATGGTACACCAGCGAGTTATCGTGAAATGGAAGGTTTCGGCGTCCATTCATTTAAATGGATTAATGCAGAAGGTAAAATTGTTTACATTAAATACCACTGGAAGCCACAGCAAGATGTACGTAACTTAAGTGCGAAGGAAGTGCAAGAGGTACAAGGGAAAGACTTCAACCATGCAACTCGTGACTTATTCGATGCAATTGAAAAAGGGAACTACCCGAAATGGGATTTACACGTACAAGTCATGCAACTAGATGAAACGGATTCTTTAGACTTTGATCCACTAGATCCAACGAAAGTATGGCCAGAAGATCGCTTCCCATTAATTGAAGTGGGGACAATGACGTTAAATCGAAACCCGAAAAACTTCTTTGCAGAAGTAGAACAAGTGGCGTTCTCTCCAAGTGCAACTGTAAATGGTATTGAACCATCTGAAGATAAATTATTACAAGGTCGTTTATTCTCTTACCCAGATACACAGCGTTATCGTCTTGGTGCAAACTACTTACAAATTCCTGTAAACTGTCCATACGCAGCTGTTCGTAACCAACAACGTGATGGTGCGATGCAAATCGATCAAAACCCATCTACAATAAACTACGAACCGAGTCGCCATACTGAAAATCCAGTTGAAGACCCAACTTACCGTGATTCAACTATGAAAGTAGAAGGCTATGTATCTCGTGAAAAAATCGAGAAACCAAATGACTTCAAACAAGCGGGTGAGCGTTACCGTTCATTCTCTAAAGAAGAGCAAGACAACTTAATTGCAAACTTAACAAATGACTTAAAGGACGTAAATGAGCGCACGAAATTGCTAGCTGTTTGTAACTTCTTCCGTGCAGATCAAGAGTACGGTATGCGTTTAGCTGGGGCGTTAAATGTTGATATAACACAGTATGTAGGGAATGCTCCGAAATAA
- a CDS encoding YtxH domain-containing protein, with translation MFRFMKSPIGIAVGVAAVILASPKARKGLRKLAVKTVSAFLGAKEQIQSTGSEMEEALPKVKEAARKVAVKTVSPIIGAVEAVPNTISKFQEKWVSRVNAYHSEQNIDYENLPVTP, from the coding sequence ATGTTTCGATTTATGAAATCTCCAATCGGTATAGCGGTTGGGGTAGCTGCGGTTATATTGGCATCACCAAAAGCGAGAAAGGGATTGCGAAAGCTTGCAGTAAAAACAGTATCAGCCTTTCTTGGTGCGAAAGAACAAATTCAAAGTACGGGTTCGGAAATGGAAGAGGCTTTGCCGAAAGTGAAAGAAGCGGCACGTAAAGTAGCTGTGAAAACAGTATCACCAATTATAGGAGCGGTCGAAGCTGTTCCAAATACAATTTCTAAATTCCAGGAAAAATGGGTTTCTCGTGTAAATGCGTATCATTCTGAGCAAAATATAGATTATGAAAATCTGCCTGTCACTCCTTAA